The Macrococcoides canis genome has a window encoding:
- the hpf gene encoding ribosome hibernation-promoting factor, HPF/YfiA family, whose product MFRFEIHGDNITVTDAIRNYIEEKLSKLERYFTNVPEANAHVKIKTYQDGKSKVEVTIPLKNVTLRAEERHDDLYAAVDLIVEKLERQMRKHKTKVNRKFREKGVENDIFPVLPDTEPEEEKGDEIEIIRSKQFDLKPMDAEEAVLQMNMLGHDFFIFNDGETNETNIVYRRKDGKYGLIETSVER is encoded by the coding sequence ATGTTTAGATTTGAAATTCATGGTGATAATATCACTGTAACAGACGCAATCAGAAATTATATCGAGGAGAAACTTAGCAAACTTGAAAGATACTTCACGAACGTGCCGGAAGCGAATGCACATGTGAAGATTAAAACTTATCAAGACGGTAAATCTAAAGTAGAAGTAACAATTCCTCTTAAAAATGTGACATTGCGTGCAGAAGAACGTCACGACGATCTGTATGCAGCAGTCGACTTAATCGTTGAGAAGTTAGAACGTCAAATGCGTAAACATAAAACGAAAGTAAACCGTAAATTCCGTGAAAAAGGTGTGGAAAATGATATTTTCCCTGTATTACCTGATACAGAACCCGAAGAGGAAAAAGGGGATGAAATTGAAATCATCCGTTCTAAGCAATTTGATCTTAAACCGATGGATGCTGAAGAAGCAGTGTTACAGATGAATATGTTAGGACATGATTTCTTTATCTTCAACGACGGAGAAACAAATGAAACTAATATCGTTTACAGACGTAAAGATGGTAAGTATGGATTAATTGAAACATCAGTTGAGCGATAG
- the secA gene encoding preprotein translocase subunit SecA, producing MGFIKKMFDGNKKEVKSLRKVADQVQAFEDEMKALSDEALQNKTRTYQEELQKIEDYKKQEAYLNKILPEAYAVVREASRRVLGMFPFPVQIMGGTAIHRGDIAEMRTGEGKTLTATMPVYLNALTGRGVHVVTVNEYLSSVQAEEMSHLYNFLGLTVGVNLNSLTTEEKRAAYACDITYSTNNELGFDYLRDNMVTYKEERVMRPLNFAIIDEVDSILIDEARTPLIISGQAEKSTSMYIQANVFVKMLKDEVDYNYDEKTKGIQLTENGIDKAERMFKVDNLYDVKNVNLMHHINIALKAQRSMLRDIDYVVEDGEIVIVDQFTGRTMPGRRFSEGLHQAIEAKEAVEIQNESKTMASITFQNFFRMYNKLSGMTGTAKTEEEELLNIYNMAVTQIPTNRPVQRIDGADLIYASEKGKFHAVVDEVIRRHKEGQPVLLGTVAVETSEYISELLKKKGIRHNVLNAKNHEREAEIVQNAGQKGAVTIATNMAGRGTDIKLGEGVQEIGGLAVIGTERHESRRIDDQLRGRAGRQGDPGYSRFYLSLQDELMVRFGSDRMSTMMTKLGMNDNQPIESKMVSRAVESAQKRVEGNNYDSRKRTLEYDDVLRKQREIIYAERNEILEKEDCSEQVKAMIEQSVRRAVDYHFTGDENAHDYEAFKNYVEDMYLTEGALSVDEINRRDNEEIYDIVMNKVMAQYEHQKEELQEQFHEFERMIMLRTIDMKWTDHIDTMDQLRTGIHLRSYGQINPLREYQNEGLTLFDTMLESIEDDVSKYILKSIIDRGEQVEREQVGKGEAMVANDGKEKVKKQPKVKSEPDIGRNDPCPCGSGKKYKNCHGRE from the coding sequence ATGGGATTTATTAAGAAGATGTTTGACGGCAATAAGAAAGAAGTAAAGTCCTTAAGAAAAGTTGCTGATCAAGTGCAGGCTTTCGAAGACGAAATGAAAGCTTTATCAGATGAAGCATTACAGAATAAAACGAGAACATATCAAGAAGAATTACAAAAGATAGAAGATTATAAAAAACAGGAAGCTTATTTAAATAAAATTTTACCTGAAGCATACGCTGTTGTGCGAGAGGCGTCACGTCGTGTTTTAGGAATGTTCCCTTTCCCGGTGCAGATTATGGGTGGAACGGCAATTCATCGTGGTGATATTGCTGAGATGAGAACCGGTGAAGGTAAAACGTTAACTGCGACAATGCCTGTTTATTTAAACGCGCTTACAGGTCGTGGTGTACACGTTGTAACAGTCAATGAATATCTTTCAAGCGTACAAGCAGAAGAAATGTCTCATCTATATAATTTTTTAGGGCTAACGGTAGGTGTTAACTTAAACAGTTTAACAACTGAAGAGAAACGTGCTGCTTATGCTTGTGATATTACATATAGTACAAATAATGAACTTGGATTTGATTACTTACGTGATAACATGGTGACGTACAAGGAAGAGCGCGTTATGCGTCCATTGAACTTCGCGATTATCGATGAGGTTGACTCGATCTTAATTGACGAAGCCCGTACGCCTTTAATCATTTCTGGTCAGGCTGAGAAGTCGACGAGTATGTACATTCAGGCCAATGTCTTCGTTAAGATGCTGAAAGATGAGGTTGATTACAACTATGATGAGAAGACTAAAGGGATACAGTTAACTGAAAATGGTATCGATAAAGCGGAGCGTATGTTTAAGGTAGATAACTTATATGATGTGAAGAATGTGAACTTGATGCATCATATTAATATTGCATTAAAAGCGCAGCGTTCTATGTTAAGAGATATCGATTATGTTGTAGAGGATGGCGAGATTGTTATCGTCGACCAGTTTACAGGTCGTACAATGCCGGGACGTCGATTCTCTGAAGGGTTACATCAAGCGATTGAAGCGAAAGAAGCGGTTGAAATTCAAAATGAATCTAAGACGATGGCGTCCATTACATTCCAGAACTTCTTCCGTATGTATAATAAATTATCAGGTATGACAGGGACAGCAAAGACTGAGGAAGAAGAACTACTGAACATCTATAATATGGCTGTTACTCAGATTCCTACAAATAGACCTGTACAACGTATTGATGGTGCTGACTTGATCTATGCTTCAGAAAAAGGGAAATTCCATGCTGTTGTGGATGAAGTCATCCGTCGTCATAAAGAAGGACAGCCTGTATTATTAGGTACTGTAGCTGTTGAAACAAGTGAATATATTTCAGAGTTATTGAAGAAAAAAGGAATTCGTCATAATGTATTAAATGCGAAGAACCATGAACGAGAGGCTGAAATTGTACAAAATGCAGGTCAAAAAGGTGCGGTGACGATCGCGACGAACATGGCAGGTCGTGGTACAGATATCAAGCTCGGAGAAGGCGTTCAGGAAATCGGTGGCTTAGCAGTTATCGGTACTGAACGTCATGAGTCTCGACGTATTGATGACCAGTTACGTGGTCGTGCAGGACGTCAAGGAGACCCAGGTTATTCTAGATTCTATTTATCATTGCAAGATGAACTGATGGTTCGTTTCGGTTCAGATCGTATGTCTACGATGATGACAAAGCTTGGAATGAATGATAATCAGCCGATTGAATCTAAGATGGTGTCACGTGCTGTGGAATCAGCTCAAAAACGTGTCGAAGGAAATAACTATGATAGCCGTAAACGTACGTTAGAATACGATGATGTATTGCGTAAACAACGTGAAATCATCTATGCAGAACGTAACGAAATACTTGAGAAGGAAGATTGTTCAGAGCAGGTGAAAGCAATGATTGAACAATCTGTGCGTCGTGCAGTGGACTATCACTTTACGGGTGATGAGAATGCGCATGATTATGAAGCATTCAAAAATTACGTAGAAGATATGTATTTAACAGAAGGTGCATTATCTGTCGACGAGATTAATCGACGCGATAACGAAGAAATCTATGATATCGTAATGAATAAAGTTATGGCGCAATATGAACATCAAAAAGAAGAATTGCAGGAGCAGTTCCATGAATTTGAACGTATGATCATGTTACGTACAATTGATATGAAATGGACGGATCATATCGATACGATGGATCAGTTACGTACAGGAATCCATCTACGTAGTTACGGTCAGATTAATCCGCTTCGCGAATATCAGAATGAAGGATTAACATTGTTCGATACAATGCTTGAATCTATTGAAGATGATGTTTCGAAATATATTTTGAAATCAATTATCGATAGAGGAGAACAAGTGGAACGTGAACAGGTCGGTAAAGGTGAAGCGATGGTTGCAAACGATGGCAAAGAAAAAGTGAAGAAGCAGCCTAAAGTTAAATCAGAACCGGATATCGGTCGTAACGATCCTTGTCCTTGCGGTAGTGGAAAGAAATATAAAAATTGTCACGGAAGAGAGTAG
- the prfB gene encoding peptide chain release factor 2 (programmed frameshift) → MEQFEIKNTLETLAEKIDSFRGSLDLEEKETNIKEYEEMMADPDFWNDGDKAQDIINKNNALKSVVQEFNTLEEGLENSEVLFEMYKEESDEDTHQELVEQLNTLQQIVNDFELKMLLSGEFDANNAILELHPGAGGTESQDWGEMLLRMYQRFADKKGFKVETVDYLPGDEAGIKSVTLLIKGHNAYGYLKAEKGVHRLVRISPFDSSGRRHTSFVSCDVTPEFDNDNIEIEINTEDIKIDTYRASGAGGQHVNTTDSAVRITHQPTGIVVTCQNERSQIKNREQAMKMLKAKLYQKKIEEQEAELAAIRGEQKEIGWGSQIRSYVFHPYSMVKDHRTNAETGNTNAVMDGDIDLFIDAYLKSQL, encoded by the exons TTGGAACAATTTGAGATAAAAAATACGCTTGAAACTTTAGCTGAAAAGATTGATAGTTTCAGGGGGTCTCTT GACTTAGAAGAAAAAGAGACGAATATTAAGGAATATGAAGAAATGATGGCTGACCCTGATTTCTGGAATGATGGAGACAAGGCTCAGGATATCATCAATAAGAATAATGCTTTAAAATCCGTTGTTCAGGAGTTTAATACGCTCGAAGAGGGACTGGAAAACAGTGAAGTACTGTTTGAGATGTATAAAGAAGAATCAGATGAGGATACACATCAAGAACTCGTTGAGCAGCTTAATACGCTGCAGCAAATCGTAAATGACTTTGAACTTAAGATGTTATTGAGTGGAGAATTTGATGCGAATAATGCGATATTGGAACTACATCCAGGTGCTGGTGGTACGGAATCGCAGGACTGGGGCGAAATGCTATTAAGAATGTATCAGCGATTTGCAGATAAAAAAGGCTTTAAGGTAGAAACTGTAGATTATCTGCCAGGAGATGAAGCGGGTATTAAAAGTGTGACGTTGCTGATTAAAGGCCACAATGCTTATGGTTATTTAAAAGCGGAAAAAGGCGTTCATCGTCTCGTTAGAATCTCTCCATTTGATTCATCTGGACGTCGTCATACTTCATTCGTCTCATGTGATGTAACACCAGAGTTTGACAATGACAATATTGAGATTGAAATCAATACAGAAGATATTAAGATTGATACGTATCGTGCAAGTGGTGCTGGAGGTCAGCATGTTAATACGACGGATTCAGCCGTGCGTATTACACATCAGCCGACAGGAATTGTAGTAACTTGTCAGAATGAACGTTCTCAAATAAAGAATAGAGAACAGGCGATGAAGATGCTTAAAGCGAAACTTTATCAAAAGAAAATAGAAGAACAAGAAGCAGAACTTGCAGCTATTCGTGGTGAACAAAAAGAGATTGGTTGGGGAAGTCAGATTCGTTCATACGTGTTTCACCCATATTCTATGGTAAAAGATCACAGAACAAATGCGGAAACTGGAAATACGAATGCAGTCATGGATGGCGATATCGATCTATTTATCGATGCATATTTAAAGAGTCAGCTGTAA
- the cccB gene encoding cytochrome c551 gives MKKLYAGVIALSVLGLAACGDKEAEKKTTSSDPGQEIYANNSCVGCHGRDLEGASGPNLQKVGSKYSEQQIHDIIIKGKGNMPAKVVDGEDAKKVAAYLAKQK, from the coding sequence ATGAAAAAATTATATGCAGGTGTCATTGCTTTATCCGTATTAGGTCTTGCAGCATGTGGAGATAAGGAAGCAGAAAAAAAGACGACTTCATCTGATCCTGGACAAGAAATTTATGCAAATAATTCATGTGTTGGGTGTCATGGACGTGACCTGGAAGGGGCGAGCGGTCCGAATCTCCAAAAGGTAGGCAGCAAGTATTCTGAGCAGCAAATTCACGACATTATCATTAAAGGTAAAGGGAATATGCCAGCCAAAGTAGTCGATGGCGAAGATGCCAAAAAAGTAGCGGCATATTTAGCAAAACAGAAGTAA
- a CDS encoding LysM peptidoglycan-binding domain-containing protein, producing the protein MKKALVTIAGITAVTGVASQAYASEHHVQAGDTLWAIAQENGTSVDALKALNNLNSDLILVGQTLKVENTDTYTVKQGDTLQSIASQFDLTVNDIMAWNNLTSETIEVGTELKLTAPVAEVQSESVQPITETSAPVQQAEAPVQTAAPVQPVAQQASAPVQTTVQYAAPVQTAAPAAQSYEAPAAQSYEAPAQQSYKAPAKSYNAPVNGNVAQIANSVAAGKSYVYGANSASAVDCSAFAQQVLAAQGKSIPRTTYAQMAAGTRVSTPQAGDLVYFNGGSHVGVYIGNGQMIDALNPSEGIGQRSVSYVNGTVDGYYRF; encoded by the coding sequence ATGAAAAAAGCATTAGTTACGATTGCAGGGATCACAGCGGTTACAGGAGTAGCTTCACAAGCATATGCAAGTGAACATCATGTTCAAGCAGGTGACACATTATGGGCGATTGCACAAGAGAATGGTACAAGTGTAGATGCACTTAAAGCATTAAACAACTTAAACAGCGATCTTATCCTAGTTGGACAAACATTAAAGGTAGAAAATACAGATACTTATACAGTTAAACAAGGCGATACATTACAATCAATCGCATCTCAATTTGATTTAACAGTTAATGATATTATGGCATGGAATAACTTAACATCAGAAACGATTGAAGTCGGTACAGAATTGAAATTAACAGCACCAGTTGCTGAAGTTCAGTCAGAATCAGTACAACCTATTACAGAGACAAGCGCTCCAGTACAACAAGCAGAAGCACCAGTACAAACTGCAGCTCCAGTACAGCCTGTAGCTCAACAAGCTTCAGCACCAGTACAAACAACAGTTCAATATGCAGCACCAGTACAAACTGCAGCACCGGCAGCACAATCATACGAAGCGCCAGCAGCTCAGTCATACGAAGCGCCAGCACAACAATCATATAAAGCACCAGCGAAAAGCTATAACGCACCTGTAAATGGTAATGTGGCACAAATCGCAAATAGTGTAGCGGCTGGAAAATCATATGTTTACGGTGCAAACTCTGCATCTGCAGTTGACTGTTCAGCATTTGCTCAACAAGTATTAGCAGCGCAAGGTAAATCGATTCCGCGTACTACATATGCTCAAATGGCAGCAGGTACACGTGTTTCAACACCACAAGCAGGAGATTTAGTATATTTCAATGGTGGAAGTCACGTTGGAGTTTACATTGGTAATGGTCAAATGATCGACGCTTTAAATCCATCTGAAGGTATCGGACAACGTTCAGTAAGCTATGTGAATGGAACGGTTGACGGTTATTATAGATTCTAA
- a CDS encoding CHAP domain-containing protein, whose product MKKVLLSIIAVIMLGTATEAIHPDSEQAHAAYYNPIKKAGYNYYYKGSCVYYAFNRRAQLNRPVSNNWNSAKYWPSKARRMGYKVSRTPVYGAVMISQTGYHGHAAVVERINRNGSILVSEMNFPRNGVKTYRTISKAQRSQFEYIY is encoded by the coding sequence ATGAAAAAAGTGTTACTTTCAATCATTGCAGTAATCATGCTAGGGACAGCAACAGAAGCAATACATCCAGACAGTGAACAGGCACATGCCGCTTATTATAATCCCATAAAGAAAGCTGGCTATAATTATTATTATAAAGGAAGCTGTGTATATTATGCGTTCAATAGACGCGCACAACTTAATCGTCCTGTAAGCAATAATTGGAACAGTGCGAAATACTGGCCATCCAAAGCACGAAGAATGGGCTATAAAGTGAGTCGCACACCTGTTTATGGCGCGGTCATGATTTCTCAGACGGGCTACCATGGTCATGCTGCAGTTGTAGAACGTATAAATCGTAATGGAAGTATTCTCGTATCTGAAATGAACTTTCCACGTAATGGCGTGAAGACTTATAGAACGATTTCAAAAGCTCAGCGTTCTCAGTTTGAATATATCTACTAA
- a CDS encoding TlpA family protein disulfide reductase: MKRLITILLAAIFVALASYSIYTVIQFNKSNEESGNIVTHNHPLNDRQIGDVAVTSLHGQKKEIASLLKHDITIINIWASWCDPCKKEMPELVTYGKEKPNHVGLIGFNVQDNPEKRDAFIDKYKPTYPMYTLDEAMMKRYKIYNIPTTLFVDKQGKVLKTYVGELDQQKLEEIIRQIQ; encoded by the coding sequence ATGAAAAGATTAATAACGATTCTATTAGCTGCTATATTTGTTGCACTTGCATCCTATTCGATTTATACTGTAATACAATTTAATAAGAGTAATGAGGAGTCTGGCAATATTGTAACGCATAATCATCCGCTTAACGATCGACAGATTGGAGATGTAGCTGTTACAAGTTTGCACGGTCAGAAAAAGGAGATTGCATCATTATTAAAACATGATATTACGATCATCAATATTTGGGCGTCATGGTGCGATCCTTGTAAGAAGGAGATGCCCGAGCTTGTAACATACGGAAAGGAAAAGCCGAATCATGTTGGTCTTATCGGATTCAATGTACAGGATAATCCAGAAAAAAGAGATGCGTTTATCGATAAATATAAACCGACGTATCCAATGTATACATTAGATGAAGCGATGATGAAACGATATAAAATCTACAATATTCCTACAACGTTGTTCGTCGATAAACAAGGCAAAGTATTAAAGACATATGTAGGAGAGCTTGATCAACAAAAATTAGAAGAGATTATCAGACAGATTCAATAG
- a CDS encoding HD domain-containing protein — MGVHQYFKSLSDLEKLIRCPGKFKYQEHNVAAHSFKVTKIAQYLATVEEYHGTEINWKNVYEKALNHDYPEIFTGDIKTPVKYASKELKRLFSEVEEEMIGKFIDSEFPEAYRAIYRERLKEGKDDTIEGQILSVADKIDLLYESFGEIQKRNPEPLFFEIYDKSLRTIIQFKHLYCVQDFLDNILPDMLQEKFIPRSELREITMAILQQKDNLQ; from the coding sequence ATGGGTGTCCATCAATATTTCAAAAGTTTGTCGGATCTGGAGAAGTTAATAAGATGTCCTGGCAAATTCAAATATCAGGAGCACAATGTTGCCGCACATTCGTTTAAGGTGACAAAGATTGCACAATATTTAGCAACTGTTGAAGAGTATCATGGCACAGAGATTAACTGGAAAAATGTGTACGAGAAAGCATTAAATCATGATTATCCTGAAATCTTCACCGGAGATATTAAGACGCCCGTTAAATATGCGTCGAAAGAACTGAAACGCTTATTTAGTGAAGTTGAAGAAGAAATGATCGGTAAGTTTATTGACAGTGAATTTCCTGAAGCTTATAGAGCAATATACCGTGAGCGTTTAAAAGAAGGTAAAGATGATACGATAGAAGGTCAGATACTGTCTGTAGCTGATAAGATTGATCTATTATATGAATCTTTTGGTGAAATCCAAAAGCGTAATCCAGAACCGTTATTCTTTGAAATATATGACAAAAGTTTAAGAACGATCATACAATTTAAGCATCTTTATTGTGTGCAGGATTTTCTTGATAATATTCTTCCGGATATGCTGCAGGAGAAGTTTATACCGAGATCTGAACTGCGTGAAATAACGATGGCTATTTTGCAGCAGAAGGATAACTTACAATGA
- a CDS encoding DUF2198 family protein, whose protein sequence is MTIWYILACTLPALMVICFSMIVRNKYTGLLLSVIVIGVSVYEGFFHSQMIVFLDTLSLIVGYLFVEMYSLDKENQT, encoded by the coding sequence ATGACGATATGGTATATATTAGCCTGTACGTTACCTGCATTGATGGTAATTTGTTTCAGTATGATTGTACGTAATAAATATACAGGGTTACTGTTGTCGGTTATTGTTATCGGCGTATCTGTTTACGAAGGGTTCTTTCATTCGCAGATGATTGTATTTTTAGATACGCTGAGCTTAATCGTCGGCTATTTATTTGTAGAGATGTACAGCCTTGATAAAGAAAATCAGACATAG
- the uvrB gene encoding excinuclease ABC subunit UvrB gives MRRGRMEHHDFKIHSDYQPAGDQPDAIEKIVQGIKEGKRHQTLLGATGTGKTFTMSNVIERVGKPTLIMAHNKTLAGQLYSEFKEFFPENRVEYFVSYYDYYQPEAYVPSTDTFIEKDASINDEIDKLRHSATSALFERDDVIIISSVSCIYGLGNPEEYRDLVVSVRVGMEMERNQLLRKLVDVQYTRNDIDFRRGTFRVRGDVVEIFPASRDEQCIRVEFFGDEIERIREINYLTGEVLKEREHFAIFPASHFVTREEKMKLAIERIEKELEEQLKKFRDEGKLLEAQRLEQRTNYDLEMMREMGFCSGIENYSLHLTLRPRGSTPYTLLDYFGDDWLIMMDESHVTVPQVRGMYNGDQARKNVLVDHGFRLPSALDNRPLKFEEFEQKGHQFLYVSATPGPYEIEHTDEMVEQIIRPTGLLDPIIEVRPSQHQIDDLMEEIRIRIEKNERVLITTLTKKMSEDLTTYLKEAGIKVNYLHSEIKTLERIEIIRDLRLGVFDVLVGINLLREGLDIPEVSLVAILDADKEGFLRSQRSLIQTIGRAARNEQGRVIMYADKITDSMQFAIDETSRRRSIQEAYNEKHGITPTTINKKIRDVISATIETEEVKPVQKKKLTKKERARTIEQLEHEMKEAAKALDFERATELRDALFELKAEG, from the coding sequence ATGAGGAGGGGACGTATGGAACATCATGACTTTAAAATACATTCAGACTATCAGCCAGCAGGAGATCAGCCTGATGCGATAGAGAAAATTGTACAAGGAATTAAAGAAGGTAAACGCCATCAGACACTGCTAGGTGCTACTGGTACAGGTAAAACGTTCACGATGAGCAATGTGATTGAACGTGTTGGTAAACCTACGCTGATAATGGCGCATAATAAAACGTTAGCAGGTCAGCTCTACAGTGAATTTAAAGAGTTTTTCCCCGAGAACAGAGTTGAATACTTTGTTAGTTACTATGATTATTATCAACCGGAAGCATATGTACCTTCTACAGATACATTTATCGAGAAAGATGCATCGATTAACGATGAAATTGATAAGTTACGTCACTCGGCAACAAGTGCTTTATTTGAGCGCGACGATGTAATCATTATCTCGTCCGTCAGCTGTATATATGGTTTAGGGAACCCGGAGGAGTATCGTGATCTTGTTGTCAGCGTCCGCGTAGGCATGGAGATGGAACGCAACCAATTATTACGCAAGCTGGTAGATGTACAGTATACACGTAATGATATAGATTTTCGTCGTGGTACATTTCGTGTGCGAGGAGATGTCGTGGAAATCTTTCCTGCATCTCGCGACGAGCAGTGTATTCGTGTCGAGTTTTTCGGTGACGAAATAGAGCGTATACGAGAAATCAACTATTTAACAGGTGAAGTGCTGAAGGAACGTGAACACTTTGCGATATTCCCGGCAAGTCACTTCGTAACACGTGAAGAGAAGATGAAGCTTGCAATCGAAAGAATTGAGAAGGAACTAGAAGAACAGCTGAAGAAGTTTCGAGATGAAGGAAAGCTGCTTGAGGCACAGAGACTTGAACAACGTACGAACTATGATCTTGAAATGATGCGTGAAATGGGCTTTTGTTCAGGAATTGAAAACTATTCTCTACATCTGACTTTAAGACCTAGAGGATCGACGCCTTATACATTGCTGGATTATTTCGGTGATGACTGGTTGATTATGATGGATGAGTCTCATGTTACGGTACCGCAAGTTCGTGGTATGTATAATGGAGACCAGGCGAGAAAGAATGTGCTCGTTGATCATGGTTTCAGATTACCGAGTGCACTGGATAACCGTCCACTGAAGTTTGAAGAATTTGAACAGAAAGGACACCAGTTTCTCTATGTATCTGCCACACCTGGACCATATGAGATTGAACATACAGACGAGATGGTCGAACAAATAATACGTCCGACAGGATTGCTGGATCCTATTATTGAAGTACGCCCATCACAACATCAGATAGATGATTTGATGGAAGAAATTCGAATTCGTATCGAAAAGAATGAACGTGTGCTGATTACGACTTTAACTAAGAAGATGAGTGAAGATTTAACGACTTATCTAAAAGAAGCAGGTATAAAAGTGAATTATCTGCATTCAGAGATCAAGACGTTAGAACGTATAGAGATTATCCGTGACCTAAGACTAGGTGTATTTGATGTATTAGTAGGAATCAACCTGCTCAGAGAAGGTCTGGATATTCCGGAAGTGTCGCTTGTAGCGATATTAGATGCGGACAAAGAAGGCTTTCTACGCAGTCAGCGTTCATTAATTCAGACGATTGGACGTGCTGCCCGAAATGAGCAAGGTCGTGTTATTATGTACGCGGATAAGATAACGGATTCTATGCAATTTGCCATTGATGAAACATCGCGTCGTCGTTCGATACAAGAAGCATACAATGAGAAACATGGGATTACACCGACAACAATCAATAAGAAGATTCGTGATGTCATCAGTGCGACGATAGAAACAGAAGAAGTCAAACCTGTACAGAAGAAGAAACTAACGAAGAAGGAAAGAGCACGTACAATAGAGCAGCTTGAACATGAAATGAAAGAAGCGGCAAAAGCTTTAGACTTTGAACGTGCTACAGAACTCAGAGATGCACTATTTGAGTTAAAAGCAGAAGGGTGA